The Gemmatimonadaceae bacterium DNA segment TGCGCGTGCTCGGCGGCTCGATCGGAGAAGAGGGCCCGGCGAGCGTGGACCTCGCCAACGCCCAGGGTGTGCGCGTCGCGGTGGTGCTCGCCGCGGTCGTCATCGCGATCGGAGCGATGTACGCATTCGCCGCGCCGCCGTCGCGCCCCCGGGTGCGCGACTGGTGGCCGCTGCCGGCGCTGGCGGCGCTGGCCGGCGCCGCGCTCGGCGTGGCGGGCATCCGCGTCATCGGCCGCGCGGACGTGGTGCTGATAACCGAATGGTGGCTGATCGCGTTCGCGCTCACCGAGATGATTTTGCGGAAGTACGACAAGGTGCGCCCGGGCGCGAGGAAGTTCGGGCGGGCGATGTTCCTCGCGACCGCGCTGCTGTTCGCGTGGGCGATGGTGGAAGCGTTCTCGAGCCGCGGACCCGCGGCGCGGGAGATCGAGTACGCCGCCTTCTGGGCGATGCAGATCCTGTTCATCGTGCTCAGCTTGATGTGGATCCTGCTGATTGCGAGCGCGATCGTGGCCTGGCTGTCGGGCTCGGCGGTGATTCGGTCGTTCAGCGGAGCGGAGCAGGCCCGCGCCAGCGCAGCGGTTCGTACGAGCCGGCTCTCGCTGGCGCTCTCCGCGTCCGCCATGCTCGCGCTGATCGTCATCGTATGGAGCGGCCTACTCGCGTGGGGGCTCAGCTCGGTCAATGTCTTCGAGTGCATGCAGGTGGAGATGTTCCCGCCGCTCGCCGGCGCGGACTGGATGATCGCGACGCCGGAGTCGTTGCTGCGCTGGCTGGGCGACTGGCCCGACACGCGCTCGTGCCCGGGCATCACCGTGACGGTGCACGGCTACTTCCGCGCGGTCCTGCTCATGAGCACCACGTCCGGGCTGCCGGTCGCTTTGCTGCTCGTCATGTTCTCCCTGCTGCTGCTGGTGTGGATGGCCGTACCTTCGGTGCGGCTCGAGAGCGAAGCGCCGAGCACGTGCACCAACGAGCAGTCGGAGCGCGTGGGGCTGTGGCTGTCGCGCGGGCTCGACGCGACGCGGATCGTGACCGTGGTGTGGTGGGCCGCGGTGTTCGTGGTGCTGGTCGTCTTCGCGGCGGGTGACAGCGCCGCGCGGCACGGGTGGCTGCAGTATCCGGCGCTGGCCTGGCTGTTCGAGACGAGCCGGGAGCTGGCGCTGCCGATCCTCCAGACGACGGGCTCGGTGATAGCCGCGTCCGCCGCGGCGCTGTTCTTCGGGATGGCGAAGTTCGGCGGCTCGGGGCTGGACGTGATGCTGGACGTGGACAACTACCTGCGCGAGCTGCCGCGGGAGAGCACGCCGCGCGCGCACATCGCCGAGCGGTACGTGTCGCTGCTGCGCGCGATCGCGAGCGACCGCTCGAGCGACGGCCGGCCGTACGACTCCGTGATAATCGTGGCGCACAGCCTCGGCGCGCTCATCAGCGCGGACCTGCTGCGCTACCTGAACTCCGAGAGCGAGGCGGGAAGGGGCGATCCCGCGCTGGCCGCGTTCGGCTTCGGCGAGCGAAAAGCGACGGCCGCCATTCCCATTCGTCTATTCACCATGGGGAATCCGATCCGGCAGCTGCTCAACCGGTTCTTCCCGCACCAGTATGTGTGGGTGCGGGCCGTGCCGGACAACGCGCTCGAGCCGGTTCCGCCGCTCCCGCCGGAGGAGGCGTGGCGGGTGAACCTCACACCCAGCCACGTAGCGCTCGGCGTGGAGCAGTGGAGCAACGCTTATCGGAGCGGCGACTACGTGGGGCGTGGGCTGTGGCAGGACGAGTGGTTCAGGCGCACCGAGTCGGCGCCGGATGCAGGCGCGTACCCCGAGCCGATCAAGGTCTTCTCGCGATCCGGCACGGAAGAGATGTGCATCGGTCTCGGCGCGCACACGCACTACTGGAACGAGACGGCGCCGGACGTGCGCGATCACCTCAACGGGCTGATCGCGAGCGCGTGAGCGAAATGACATTCAGCGAGAGGTGGTCATGAAAGGGTTCGAATTCCGTCGAGCAGCTGCGTGGAGCTCCGGCTCCGGCGCGAGCAGAATCTTCCTCGCGCTGCTGCTCTCCGCGTCGTGGGGCTGCGCCGCGGCGAAACCGACAGTCGCCATCCGGCCCGCGATCGGCACGACCTACTCGGAGCAGCAGGCGGGGCTCTCTCCAGCCGATCAGGCTCGGCTGGACGCGCAGTGTCCGCTGGGGCAGCCGCGGCTGCGGCGCGCGGAAGACTTCGGCATTACGTACATCGTCACGCGCGACGGCTATGCGCTGGAGGCGAGCGAGAAGGACCGGATCCCGATCTGGGTGTGCGAGCGGGTCACGCGGTATCAGGTAACGGGTCCGCTCACCGGCGAGCGCGTGAAGTTTCGCGCCGACCCGCTGCTGCCCGTCGAAGCGCGCGCCGTAGACAAGGACTACACCAGGTCGGGCTATGACCGCGGTCATCAGGCGCCGTTGGCGAATCAGCGCCGGAGCCAGCGCCTGCGCGACGAGACTTTCTTCCTGTCGAACGCGGTGCCGCAGAACTCGCGGCTGAATCGGCAGGCGTGGGCCGCGCTGGAGGAGCGCGTCCGCGATTGGGCCGAAGCGCGCGACACGATCTACTCGATCACCGGTCCGCTGTTCTGGGATCCGCGGGAGGACGATCCGTCGACTGCGCGCGGCTACGTCGAATACGAGTGGATCGGCAGGGGCGTGAGCGTGCCGACGCACCTGTACAAGATCATCATCGGACGGAAGCGCGACGGCGACGGCTGGGAATCCGTCGCGTTCGTGTTTCCCAACAAGCCGTACGACAAGACGGTGGACTTCAACGAGTTCATACGACCGGTCGCGTGGGTGCAGCGCCGAGCGGGGATCACCTTCTTCCCGGAGTTGCCGGGCGGCCAGGCGCCGGCGGTGATCAACAACGCCGGCCCGCTGTGGGACCCGCGCGAGTAACGGAGGATCACGTGCCGCAAGCGCCACTGGTCAGCGGATCGAAGATCGTCAACGGGCGAACCGGGAGTCCTGGCACGCTCGGCTTCGTCGGGGTCGGGCCGGGCAACGAACATGTTCTCGTGAGCTGTTATCACGTGCTCGGCAGGACCCGGGGTGCGACCGAGCCGCCGAGCGACGGCGAGCCGATCTGGCAGCCGGGTAGCGAGCTCACGAGCGAGATGATCGCGTTGACCAGGCTGGCGATGATGAACGCGCGGTTCGACGTCGCTGCCGCGCCGCTACTCCCCGGCGTTCCCGTCGCGCCCGAGATCCGGACGCTCGGTCCGATACGGGGTGTCGCTGACGCTGTCGAAGGCATGCGCGTCCTCAAGTTCGGCGCCGAGACCGGACTGACAGCGGGCGTGATCAGCTATGCCGGCGAGACGCTGATCGAGATCGCGCCGGATCCGGACGCGGCGGAGGAATACGTCCTAACCGAGC contains these protein-coding regions:
- a CDS encoding DNA/RNA non-specific endonuclease, giving the protein MKGFEFRRAAAWSSGSGASRIFLALLLSASWGCAAAKPTVAIRPAIGTTYSEQQAGLSPADQARLDAQCPLGQPRLRRAEDFGITYIVTRDGYALEASEKDRIPIWVCERVTRYQVTGPLTGERVKFRADPLLPVEARAVDKDYTRSGYDRGHQAPLANQRRSQRLRDETFFLSNAVPQNSRLNRQAWAALEERVRDWAEARDTIYSITGPLFWDPREDDPSTARGYVEYEWIGRGVSVPTHLYKIIIGRKRDGDGWESVAFVFPNKPYDKTVDFNEFIRPVAWVQRRAGITFFPELPGGQAPAVINNAGPLWDPRE